A region of Sphingobium baderi DNA encodes the following proteins:
- a CDS encoding DUF1428 domain-containing protein, translated as MSYMDGFVVPVPKENKQAYKDAAAYAAPIFIEHGATRVVECWGDDIKEGKINDFRTCVIAEQNEEVVFSWIEWPSKEARDAGMAKVMADERMKPQEGQDMPFSGARMVYGGFSVLLDERA; from the coding sequence ATGAGCTATATGGACGGTTTCGTGGTGCCTGTGCCAAAAGAGAACAAGCAGGCCTACAAGGACGCGGCGGCCTATGCCGCGCCGATCTTCATCGAACATGGCGCGACCCGCGTGGTCGAATGCTGGGGCGATGACATCAAGGAAGGGAAGATCAACGATTTCCGAACCTGCGTCATTGCGGAGCAGAATGAGGAAGTCGTCTTTTCCTGGATCGAATGGCCTTCGAAGGAGGCTCGCGACGCGGGCATGGCGAAAGTGATGGCCGATGAGCGCATGAAGCCACAGGAGGGACAGGACATGCCCTTTTCGGGCGCCCGGATGGTCTATGGCGGCTTTTCGGTGCTGCTGGACGAGCGCGCCTGA
- a CDS encoding VOC family protein: protein MSNAPAPKMIFVNLPVKNLSASIAFYEAVGAVRNNDFADDNAQMMSFSDTIHAMLLTHERFSSFTPRKIPDAHETAQMLLALSEANRPDVDATVERALAAGGTEPNPKQDHGFMYGRNFADLDGHIWEVTWMDMEAALATGQGEPAAA from the coding sequence ATGTCGAATGCCCCTGCTCCCAAGATGATATTCGTGAACCTGCCGGTGAAGAATCTTTCCGCCTCGATAGCCTTTTATGAGGCGGTCGGCGCGGTCCGGAACAATGATTTTGCCGATGATAACGCGCAGATGATGAGCTTTTCCGACACGATCCACGCCATGCTGCTGACGCATGAGCGGTTTAGCAGCTTTACACCGCGCAAAATTCCCGATGCCCATGAAACCGCGCAGATGCTGCTGGCGCTCAGCGAAGCGAACCGCCCGGATGTCGATGCGACTGTGGAAAGGGCGCTTGCCGCGGGCGGAACGGAGCCTAATCCAAAGCAAGATCATGGTTTCATGTATGGCCGCAATTTTGCGGATCTGGACGGCCATATCTGGGAGGTGACGTGGATGGATATGGAGGCCGCCCTGGCGACCGGACAGGGCGAGCCTGCGGCTGCCTGA
- a CDS encoding SRPBCC domain-containing protein produces the protein MSGAEHELSVTRHVNAPRGIAWKVWVDLKDEWFCPKPWRAEVVEEDLRPGGRSAVRMYGPDGEDTGPMEGIFLEVVPHERIVTTDAYAVGWVPQTPFMTAIWSFADEGEGTRFTATARHWDAETLNKHLEMGFHPGWDQMADQFKALCETSAASA, from the coding sequence ATGAGCGGCGCGGAACATGAGCTTTCAGTGACGCGGCATGTGAATGCGCCGCGCGGAATTGCCTGGAAAGTGTGGGTCGATCTCAAGGACGAATGGTTCTGTCCCAAGCCCTGGCGCGCCGAGGTGGTGGAGGAAGATCTGCGCCCCGGCGGCCGCAGCGCCGTCCGCATGTATGGCCCGGACGGCGAGGATACCGGCCCGATGGAGGGCATATTCCTGGAAGTCGTGCCGCATGAGCGGATCGTCACCACCGATGCCTATGCCGTTGGCTGGGTGCCGCAAACCCCCTTCATGACCGCGATCTGGAGCTTTGCCGACGAGGGAGAAGGCACGCGCTTCACTGCGACGGCGCGCCACTGGGACGCGGAAACGCTCAACAAACATCTGGAAATGGGCTTCCATCCCGGCTGGGACCAGATGGCGGATCAGTTCAAGGCGCTTTGCGAAACCTCCGCCGCGAGCGCCTGA
- the ptsP gene encoding phosphoenolpyruvate--protein phosphotransferase translates to MSSTPAAAARMILTSLQEVMAARSSAQAKLNKVVDIIGQSLSSEVCSIYLVREGVLELFATRGLKQDAVHVTRMAMGEGLVGLIATNVETLNLDEAASHPDYAYRPETGEELFHSFAGVPIVRRERAIGVLCVQHVEPRRYEEVEIEALQTVAMVLAELIANAELADDGPVDQREQETGTVVLHGLQLVMGMARGHAVFHQPRVHIEHTVAEDVEAERQRLLSAFAKMREQVDRMTGAIDFGMEGEHQEVLETYKMFAYDEGWVRRINEAIDSGLTAEAAIERVQQRTRMRMRQIDDPLLQDRMHDLEDLSNRLLRIVSGQLGTAAQLGLRQDAILIARNLGPAELLEYDRRRLKGVILEEGSLTAHVTIVARAMGVPVLGRVRDIRHQVNEGDLLLMDVAANALLIRPTPDMDEGFENKLHITQKRRAEFAAMRDLPSVTQDGARIELMVNAGLRDDAQALDVVGADGIGLFRTEFQFLVSSTLPQREKQQRLYKDVLDAAGDRPVIFRTVDIGGDKALPYMQRADEELEDNPAMGWRALRLALDRDGLMKAQARALLEAAAGKVLHIMFPMVSEPWEYEQARILVEHQREWLVKQRKKMPIAVRYGAMLEVPALAEVLDLLLPRIDFLSIGTNDLTQFLFAADRAHPRLAERYDWLSIAIVRFLDRVVRACDAHKVPVGVCGEMGGRTLEAMALIGLGVRRLSITPASVGPVKAMIRSVDVGELQAFMRNVLERAVVDIRGSLSQWAADKGVELS, encoded by the coding sequence ATGTCCAGCACGCCCGCCGCCGCCGCCCGCATGATCCTCACCAGTTTGCAAGAGGTCATGGCAGCGCGTTCGAGCGCACAGGCCAAGCTGAACAAGGTGGTCGACATCATCGGCCAGTCCCTGTCGAGCGAAGTTTGCTCCATCTATCTGGTGCGCGAAGGCGTGCTCGAACTTTTCGCGACGCGCGGCCTCAAGCAGGACGCGGTCCATGTCACCCGCATGGCGATGGGGGAAGGACTGGTCGGCCTTATCGCCACCAATGTCGAAACGCTGAACCTGGATGAGGCGGCATCGCATCCCGACTATGCCTATCGCCCCGAAACCGGCGAAGAATTGTTCCACAGCTTCGCGGGCGTGCCCATTGTCCGGCGTGAGCGCGCCATCGGCGTGCTGTGCGTCCAGCATGTCGAACCGCGCCGGTATGAAGAGGTGGAGATAGAGGCGCTTCAGACCGTCGCCATGGTGCTGGCGGAACTGATCGCCAATGCGGAACTGGCTGATGATGGCCCCGTCGACCAGCGCGAGCAGGAAACCGGCACCGTCGTCCTGCACGGCCTGCAACTGGTGATGGGCATGGCACGCGGCCATGCGGTATTCCACCAGCCCCGCGTCCATATCGAACATACCGTCGCGGAAGATGTGGAGGCCGAGCGCCAGCGCCTTCTTTCCGCCTTCGCGAAGATGCGCGAGCAGGTCGACCGCATGACCGGGGCAATCGATTTCGGCATGGAGGGCGAGCATCAGGAGGTTCTCGAAACCTACAAGATGTTCGCCTATGACGAAGGCTGGGTTCGCCGGATCAACGAAGCGATCGACAGCGGCCTGACCGCCGAAGCCGCCATCGAGCGGGTGCAGCAGCGCACCCGGATGCGGATGCGCCAGATCGACGATCCGTTGTTGCAGGACCGGATGCACGATCTGGAGGACCTGTCCAACCGCCTGTTGCGGATCGTGTCGGGTCAGCTTGGCACGGCGGCGCAACTGGGCCTGCGGCAGGACGCCATCCTGATCGCCCGCAATCTCGGCCCGGCCGAACTGCTGGAATATGACCGGCGGCGGCTGAAAGGGGTGATCCTGGAGGAAGGATCGCTGACCGCCCATGTCACCATTGTCGCGCGCGCCATGGGCGTGCCGGTGCTGGGCCGGGTGCGCGACATCCGGCATCAGGTGAACGAAGGCGACCTGTTGCTCATGGACGTGGCCGCCAACGCGCTGCTCATCCGCCCGACGCCCGACATGGACGAGGGGTTCGAGAACAAGCTGCATATCACGCAGAAACGCCGCGCCGAATTTGCCGCCATGCGCGATCTGCCTTCCGTCACGCAGGACGGGGCGCGGATCGAATTGATGGTCAATGCCGGCTTGCGCGACGACGCGCAGGCGCTCGATGTGGTGGGGGCGGACGGCATCGGCCTGTTCCGCACGGAATTCCAGTTTCTCGTGTCCTCCACCCTGCCGCAGCGGGAAAAGCAGCAGCGGCTCTATAAGGATGTGCTGGACGCGGCGGGCGATCGCCCCGTCATCTTCCGCACCGTCGATATCGGTGGGGACAAGGCGCTGCCTTATATGCAGCGGGCCGATGAGGAGTTGGAGGATAATCCGGCGATGGGCTGGCGCGCCCTGCGGCTGGCGCTGGACCGCGATGGGCTGATGAAGGCGCAGGCCCGCGCCCTGCTGGAGGCGGCGGCTGGCAAGGTGCTGCACATCATGTTCCCGATGGTGTCGGAGCCCTGGGAATATGAACAGGCCCGCATTCTGGTCGAACATCAGCGCGAATGGCTGGTGAAGCAGCGCAAGAAGATGCCGATCGCCGTTCGCTACGGCGCGATGCTGGAGGTTCCCGCGCTTGCCGAAGTGCTGGACCTGCTGCTGCCGCGCATCGACTTCCTGTCCATAGGCACCAATGACCTGACGCAATTCCTGTTCGCGGCGGACCGGGCCCATCCTCGGCTGGCGGAACGCTATGACTGGCTCAGCATCGCCATCGTCCGCTTCCTCGACCGGGTTGTGCGCGCCTGCGACGCGCATAAAGTGCCCGTCGGCGTATGTGGTGAGATGGGCGGGCGCACGCTGGAGGCCATGGCCCTGATCGGCCTTGGCGTGCGGCGTCTGTCGATCACCCCGGCGTCCGTTGGTCCGGTGAAAGCGATGATCCGATCCGTCGATGTCGGCGAATTGCAAGCGTTCATGCGGAACGTGCTGGAA
- a CDS encoding VOC family protein, which produces MSKISPCLWFDGQAEEAARFYVSVFGGSVDGISYYPPGTSSPSPFKEGDVLVAEFTVFGQSYQALNGGPHFRFNEAVSLSVSCKDQAEVDRWHEALTADGGEPGPCGWLKDKYGLSWQIVPEEILALQKSDDTQAVGRMMGALMTMGKLDIAALKAAFKGETV; this is translated from the coding sequence ATGTCGAAGATTTCCCCATGCCTGTGGTTCGACGGACAGGCCGAGGAAGCCGCGCGCTTCTATGTTTCCGTTTTCGGCGGATCGGTGGACGGCATCAGCTATTATCCGCCCGGCACATCATCACCCTCCCCCTTCAAGGAAGGGGATGTTCTGGTGGCGGAGTTCACTGTGTTCGGCCAGAGCTATCAGGCGCTGAACGGCGGGCCGCATTTCCGCTTCAACGAAGCGGTTTCGCTGTCCGTATCCTGCAAGGATCAGGCGGAAGTAGACCGCTGGCATGAAGCGCTGACGGCGGACGGCGGGGAGCCGGGGCCATGCGGCTGGCTCAAGGACAAATATGGTCTTTCCTGGCAGATCGTGCCGGAGGAGATACTTGCCCTGCAAAAGAGCGACGACACGCAGGCGGTCGGTCGCATGATGGGCGCGCTCATGACCATGGGCAAGCTGGACATCGCTGCGCTGAAAGCCGCTTTCAAGGGAGAAACCGTATGA
- a CDS encoding VOC family protein, whose product MTNLTGQFFWYELMTSDPQAALAFYGDVVGWSAQAFEGGDHSYHVISGSTGPLGGIMAIPAEAGACGMSPWWGGYIGSADVDADARRLSEAGAKVQRAPEDIPGVGRFAVMGDPGGATFLLLKGSSPEGMDASSSMAKGHVGWHELYSGDFDADLAFYTSQFGWGKGDAMDMGEMGSYQLFSLSGGTDFNNMSGGMMKKPAEMPQPLWLFYFVVGDIDEAVDKVKAGGGTLLNGPMEVPGGAWIIQATDPQGAMFALVGTRAS is encoded by the coding sequence ATGACCAATCTGACTGGCCAATTCTTCTGGTATGAACTGATGACCAGCGATCCGCAGGCAGCCCTTGCCTTTTACGGCGACGTGGTTGGGTGGAGCGCGCAGGCATTCGAAGGCGGCGATCACAGCTATCATGTGATTTCGGGCAGCACCGGGCCGCTGGGCGGGATCATGGCGATCCCGGCGGAAGCAGGGGCGTGCGGCATGAGTCCCTGGTGGGGCGGCTATATCGGGTCGGCGGACGTCGATGCCGATGCGAGGCGCCTTTCGGAAGCGGGCGCCAAGGTGCAGCGCGCGCCGGAGGATATTCCGGGCGTGGGACGCTTTGCGGTGATGGGCGATCCCGGCGGCGCGACCTTCCTGCTGCTCAAAGGCTCCAGCCCTGAAGGGATGGATGCCTCCTCATCCATGGCAAAAGGTCATGTCGGCTGGCATGAACTCTATTCCGGCGATTTCGACGCGGACCTTGCCTTCTACACATCCCAGTTCGGATGGGGAAAGGGCGACGCCATGGATATGGGCGAGATGGGCAGCTATCAGCTTTTTTCCCTGTCCGGCGGTACGGATTTCAACAACATGTCCGGCGGCATGATGAAGAAGCCCGCGGAAATGCCGCAGCCGCTCTGGCTGTTCTACTTCGTGGTAGGCGACATCGACGAGGCAGTGGACAAGGTGAAGGCGGGCGGCGGAACCCTGCTCAACGGCCCGATGGAGGTGCCCGGCGGCGCGTGGATCATCCAGGCGACAGACCCGCAGGGCGCGATGTTCGCGCTGGTCGGCACGCGCGCAAGCTGA